One window from the genome of Populus alba chromosome 15, ASM523922v2, whole genome shotgun sequence encodes:
- the LOC118050977 gene encoding actin-interacting protein 1-2 encodes MTELAETYACVPSTERGRGILISGHPKTNKILYTNNRSILILNLDNPLDVSVYGEHAYQATVARYSPNGEWIASADVSGTVRIWGAYNDHVLKKEFKVLTGRIDDLQWSPDGLRIVASGDGKGKSLVRAFMWDSGTNVGEFDGHSRRVLSCAFKPTRPFRIVTCGEDFLVNFYEGPPFKFKSSHRDHSNFVNCIRFSPDGSKFISVSSDKKGILFDGKTGEKIGELSSEDGHKGSIYAVSWSPDGKQVLTVSADKSAKVWEICDDGSGKLTKTLTSSDSGGVDDMLVSCLWQNDHLVTVSLGGTISVFSASDLGKSALQISGHMKNVTSLSVLQNVPKTILSSSYDGLIVKWIQGIGYSGKLRRKENSQIKCLAAAEEEVITSGFDNKLWRVRFLGDQCGDADSIDVRSQPKDISLALLCPELALVAIDSGVVMIRGTKVVSTINLDFAVTASAISPDGSEAIIGGQDGKLHIYSVTGDTLTEDAVLEKHRGAVSVIRYSPDVSMFASGDLNREAVVWDRASREVKLKNMLYHTARINCLAWSPDSSMVATGSLDTCIIIYEIDKPASSRMTIKGAHLGGVYGLAFTDDRSVVSSGEDACVRVWKVNAQ; translated from the exons atgacagaGCTCGCAGAAACCTACGCTTGCGTTCCCTCGACCGAACGAGGCAGAGGGATCCTAATTTCCGGTCAtccaaaaaccaataaaatccTTTACACTAACAACCGATCCATTCTCATCCTCAACCTTGACAACCCGCTTGACGTCTCCGTCTATGGTGAGCACGCTTACCAAGCCACCGTCGCACGATACTCTCCCAATGGCGAGTGGATCGCCTCCGCTGATGTATCTGGGACTGTCAGGATCTGGGGTGCATACAATGATCATGTcttgaaaaaagaatttaaagtaCTCACCGGTCGGATCGATGATCTTCAGTGGTCCCCTGATGGGTTGAGGATCGTCGCCTCTGGGGATGGAAAAGGGAAATCTCTTGTTCGCGCTTTTAT gtgGGATTCAGGGACTAATGTAGGGGAATTTGATGGGCATTCACGGCGAGTTTTGAGCTGTGCGTTTAAGCCAACTAGGCCATTTCGAATTGTCACGTGTGGAGAGGATTTCTTGGTTAATTTCTATGAAGGACCACCATTTAAATTCAAGTCATCTCACAG GGATCATTCCAATTTTGTCAATTGTATACGGTTTTCTCCAGATGGTAGCAAGTTTATCAGTGTAAGTTCTGATAAGAAAGGCATACTGTTTGACGGAAAGACAGGAGAGAAGATCGGAGAGTTGTCATCTGAGGATGGTCATAAGGGCAGTATTTATGCTGTTAGTTGGAGTCCTGATGGTAAACAG GTGCTAACAGTATCTGCCGACAAGTCTGCAAAAGTGTGGGAGATCTGTGATGATGGTAGTGGAAAGTTGACAAAAACTTTGACTTCTTCTGACTCTGGTGGAGTGGATGATATGCTAGTCAGTTGCCTTTGGCAGAATGATCATCTTGTCACTGTTTCTCTTGGTGGCACAATCAGCGTTTTCTCAGCTAGTGATCTTGGTAAAAGTGCACTGCAAATATCTGGTCATATGAAGAATGTTACCTCTTTATCTGTGCTTCAAAATGTCCCTAAGACAATCCTGTCCAGCAGCTATGATGGTTTGATAGTTAAATGGATTCAAGGCATTGGATACAGCGGCAAATTGCGAAGGAAGGAGAATTCTCAAATTAAATGCTTAGCTGCTGCTGAAGAAGAAGTCATCACATCTGGTTTTGATAATAAG tTATGGAGAGTTCGTTTTCTTGGTGATCAATGTGGAGATGCAGATTCCATTGATGTCCGCAGCCAACCAAAGGATATAAGTCTTGCCCTTCTCTGCCCTGAGCTTGCTTTGGTTGCAATTGATTCAGGTGTTGTCATGATTCGTGGTACAAAAGTAGTGTCAACCATCAATCTTGACTTTGCTGTGACAGCATCTGCAATTTCACCTGATGGAAGTGAAGCAATCATAGGTGGGCAGGATGGAAAATTGCACATATATTCTGTCACGGGTGATACACTCACAGAAGATGCAGTCCTTGAAAAACATCGTGGAGCTGTCAGTGTCATCCGCTACTCTCCAGATGTTTCAATGTTTGCTTCTGGTGATTTAAATAGGGAAGCTGTAGTTTGGGATCGTGCTTCCAGAGAG GTGAAGCTTAAAAACATGTTGTACCACACTGCCCGCATAAACTGCCTTGCTTGGTCTCCTGATAGCAGCATGGTTGCTACTGGATCGCTTGACACCTGTATAATCATATATGAAATCGACAAGCCAGCATCTAGTCGGATGACCATCAAGGGAGCTCACTTGGGTGGAGTTTATGGATTAGCATTTACTGATGATCGTAGTGTGGTAAGCTCTGGTGAGGATGCCTGTGTTCGTGTTTGGAAGGTAAATGCACAGTGA
- the LOC118050979 gene encoding beta-glucosidase 44 — MRAKTLPFLVLFLSVTHCICHAAELNGPSKQPETISFGTAGGLRQGFPKGFVFGTATSAYQVEGMADKDGRGPSIWDAFVKIPGIVANNATGEVSVDQYHRYKEDVDIMKKLNFDAYRFSISWSRIFPDGAGKVNWNGVAYYNRLIDYMIERGITPYANLYHYDLPLALEKKYNGLLSNQVVKDFADYADFCFKTFGDRVKNWMTFNEPRVVAALGYDNGFFAPGRCSKAFGNCTVGNSATEPYIVAHHLILSHAAAVQRYREKYQEKQKGRIGILLDFVYYEPLTRSKADNLAAQRARDFHVGWFIHPIVYGEYPKTMQNIVGSRLPKFTEEEVKMVKGSMDFVGINHYTTYYMYDPHQSKPKNLGYQQDWNAGFAYKKKGVEIGPRANSYWLYNVPWGMYKAVMYIKERYGNPTMILSENGMDDPGNLTRSKALQDTTRIGYYKAYLSQLKKAADDGANLVGYFAWSLLDNFEWRLGYTSRFGIVYVDYSNLKRYPKMSANWFKHLLERNQH; from the exons ATGAGAGCAAAGACATTGCCATTCTTGGTATTATTTCTCAGTGTTACTCACTGTATCTGCCATGCAGCAGAACTCAATGGACCTTCAAAGCAGCCAGAGACCATTAGTTTCGGAACAGCCGGAGGGCTGAGACAGGGCTTCCCTAAGGGGTTTGTCTTTGGAACTGCTACTTCTGCTTATCAAGTTGAAGGCATGGCTGACAAGGATGGTCGTGGGCCTAGCATTTGGGATGCCTTTGTCAAAATTCCTG GGATCGTTGCCAATAATGCTACAGGGGAAGTGTCAGTGGACCAGTATCACCGCTACAAG GAAGATGTAGATATCATGAAAAAGTTGAACTTCGATGCATACCGGTTCTCGATTTCATGGTCCAGGATTTTCCCTG ATGGAGCTGGAAAAGTGAATTGGAACGGAGTTGCATACTATAACAGGTTGATCGACTACATGATCGAAAGAG GCATTACTCCATATGCGAATCTGTATCACTATGATCTTCCCCTAGCACTTGAGAAGAAGTATAATGGATTGTTGAGTAACCAAGTAGT GAAAGACTTTGCCGATTATGCAGACTTCTGTTTTAAGACCTTTGGAGATCGAGTAAAGAATTGGATGACATTCAATGAACCTAGAGTGGTGGCTGCACTTGGATATGATAATGGCTTCTTTGCTCCTGGAAGGTGTTCCAAAGCATTTGGGAATTGCACAGTCGGCAATTCTGCAACAGAGCCTTATATTGTTGctcatcatttgattttgtCTCACGCAGCTGCTGTTCAGAGATATCGCGAAAAGTATCAA gaaaaacaaaagggaaggATTGGAATTCTCTTGGATTTTGTTTATTACGAACCTCTTACCAGATCAAAAGCTGACAACTTAGCAGCTCAAAGAGCAAGAGATTTTCATGTTGGATG GTTTATTCATCCTATTGTATATGGTGAATATccgaaaacaatgcaaaataTTGTCGGGAGTAGGCTACCCAAGTTTACAGAAGAAGAAGTCAAGATGGTGAAGGGCTCAATGGATTTTGTGGGAATCAACCATTATACCACTTACTACATGTATGATCCACATCAGTCCAAACCAAAGAACTTGGGCTACCAGCAAGACTGGAATGCTGGATTTGCTT ATAAGAAGAAGGGAGTGGAAATTGGTCCAAGA GCAAATTCTTATTGGCTTTATAATGTACCATGGGGTATGTACAAGGCTGTGATGTACATCAAAGAGCGCTATGGAAACCCTACAATGATACTGTCTGAAAATG GGATGGATGATCCTGGCAATCTCACACGTTCCAAAGCATTGCAAGACACCACTAGAATTGGCTACTACAAGGCCTATTTGTCTCAACTGAAGAAAGCAGCTGATGATGGAGCCAATTTGGTTGGGTACTTTGCTTGGTCATTACTTGACAACTTTGAATGGAGATTAGGCTACACTTCAAGGTTTGGAATTGTGTATGTTGATTACTCCAACCTTAAGAGGTACCCAAAAATGTCTGCCAATTGGTTCAAGCATCTCCTGGAGCGGAACCAACATTAA
- the LOC118050978 gene encoding exonuclease 1, with protein MGVKDLLKFMKPYIEPVHIKKYDGKRVGIDAYSWLHKGAYSCSMEICLNSNSEKKLRYLDYFMHRINLLKHYKITPVVVFDGGNIPCKAGTEQDRYRKRKANRELAMEKLKEGNANAATEFFQRAISITPLMAHQLIQILRSENIEFLVAPYEADAQLAYLATLEAERGGIAAVITEDSDLLAYGCQATIFKMDRYGNGEEIVLDKVFDAAGRKPSFQCFDKELFMGMCVLAGCDFLPSVPGIGISKAHSYVSKYRNLDRVLSVLKLEKGRQMPDDYSKSFIEALAVFQHARIYDSNNKRLEHMKPVPQNLMESLEGKLDFLGPEIPPSVVTAIAEGNLDPTTMEAFACFRSPGRLPDPIFIQNPSQLQKPKAKVVSRQMNSSMAFLSYKSEGDSAGVVLKQEPLSTESMYISEALALQKLISPPKVNITETAMVPNDVPLKVPKNPFRIQQVEEINLDQKDSSAGQISVVIDHEKMNIPWATPDDIRSEVHDKSPPKKRKLNKVHLDQGASITAQASVVTKAENSDNLCVVESQESVSSVPKMTSNGKGKNEKAKRSKHMSLENTKNTILNFFSRA; from the exons ATGGGTGTCAAAGATCTGCTCAAGTTCATGAAACCCTACATTGAACCtgttcacataaaaaaatatgatggcaAACGT GTGGGTATTGATGCTTATAGTTGGCTACATAAAGGAG CTTATTCATGTAGCATGGAGATTTGTTTAAATTCAAATAGCGAAAAGAAGTTGCGGTATTTAGACTATTTTATGCACAGAATTAATCTACTTAAACACTACAAGATTACACCAGTTGTTGTTTTTGATGGTGGGAATATTCCGTGTAAAGCTGGAACTGAACAAGACAGATACAG GAAAAGAAAAGCTAATCGTGAGTTGGCAATGGAGAAGCTCAAAGAAGGGAATGCTAATGCTGCTACTGAATTTTTTCAG AGAGCAATTAGCATTACCCCATTGATGGCACATCAACTGATTCAG ATCTTGAGATCGGAAAACATAGAATTTTTGGTAGCTCCATACGAGGCTGATGCACAGTTAGCATATTTAGCTACCCTTGAAGCAGAAAGAGGTGGTATAGCAGCTGTTATAACAGAGGACAGTGATCTATTGGCATATGGTTGCCAAGCT ACTATTTTTAAGATGGATCGGTACGGCAATGGCGAGGAGATAGTTTTAGACAAGGTTTTTGATGCTGCAGGTCGCAAACCTTCATTCCaatgttttgataaggaattgTTCATGG GTATGTGTGTCTTAGCTGGTTGTGATTTCCTTCCATCTGTTCCTGGAATTGGGATTTCGAAGGCTCATTCTTATGTGTCCAAGTATCGGAACTTAGATCGT GTTTTATCAGTTTTGAAGTTGGAGAAAGGTCGACAAATGCCTGACGATTATTCAAAATCTTTCATAGAGGCTCTAGCAGTTTTCCAGCATGCCAGAAT ATATGATTCGAACAATAAGAGACTTGAACACATGAAGCCTGTCCCTCAAAATTTAATGGAATCTTTGGAAGGGAAGCTGGATTTCCTTGGACC AGAAATTCCTCCTTCCGTAGTAACTGCAATTGCTGAAGGGAACTTGGATCCAACAACCATGGAGGCCTTTGCTTGTTTTCGAAGTCCTGGACGTCTTCCAGACCctattttcattcaaaatccTTCTCAACTTCAGAAACCCAAAGCTAAGGTTGTATCCAGACAGATGAACAGCTCGATGGCCTTTCTTTCCTATAAATCTGAAGGAGACAGTGCAG GTGTGGTACTGAAGCAGGAGCCACTTTCCACTGAAAGTATGTATATCAGCGAAGCTCTAGCACTTCAGAAACTAATTTCGCCACCTAAAGTTAATATTACAGAAACAGCAATGGTTCCCAATGATGTTCCACTGAAAGTTCCTAAGAACCCATTTAGGATTCAACAAGTTGAAGAAATCAACTTGGACCAGAAAGATAGCAGCGCTGGACAAATCTCAGTTGTGATTGACCATGAAAAGATGAATATACCATGGGCTACTCCCGATGACATCCGGTCAGAGGTTCATGATAAAAGTCCtcccaagaaaagaaaactcaacAAAGTTCACTTAGATCAGGGAGCCAGCATTACTGCACAAGCTTCAGTGGTAACCAAGGCAGAAAACTCAGACAACTTGTGTGTTGTAGAGTCCCAAGAAAGTGTGAGCTCCGTGCCTAAAATGACTTCTAATGGAAAAGGTAAAAATGAAAAGGCAAAGAGAAGCAAGCACATGAGTCTGGAGAACACGAAGAATACTATTTTGAACTTCTTTTCTCGAGCGTAA